The following are encoded together in the Pseudoalteromonas piscicida genome:
- a CDS encoding replication-associated recombination protein A, which yields MTSLGFDFTPDVRPLAARMRPTSLDHYVGQSHILSKGSVLYRAIESGRCHSLILWGPPGVGKTTLAEIIANYADAELIKLSAVSAGIKEVREAVVDAKNRLAQFGRRTLLFVDEVHRFNKSQQDGFLPHIEDGTFIFIGATTENPSFALNNAILSRARVYTLQSLVEDELTQVLEDALSRDEQLSKLAITIDDSALELIAKAASGDARKALNLLEQAVDLSFDPNLNSHLVNELVLKQVLPSQLSSYDNKGDLYYDLISAFHKSVRGSAPDAALYWYCKILAGGGDPLYVARRLLAIATEDIGNADPRAMQVALNAWDIFHRVGPSEGERAIAQATLYLASAPKSNAVYMAFNQAKRDAASDPNYPVPEHLRNAPTKLMKELGFGEEYRYAHNEPGAFAAGENYFPEAIQERQYYQPTDRGLEKQIADKLNYLQTQNAQSSNKRYK from the coding sequence GTGACTAGTTTAGGATTTGATTTTACACCAGATGTACGACCGTTGGCCGCAAGAATGCGGCCAACTTCGTTAGATCATTATGTTGGGCAGAGCCATATTTTATCCAAAGGTTCAGTACTCTATCGTGCGATTGAGTCTGGTCGTTGTCATAGCCTGATCCTTTGGGGCCCACCAGGTGTGGGTAAAACCACTCTTGCTGAGATTATTGCCAACTATGCAGACGCTGAGCTTATTAAGCTTTCCGCTGTTAGTGCAGGAATTAAAGAAGTTCGTGAAGCGGTCGTTGATGCTAAAAACCGACTCGCTCAGTTTGGTAGGCGTACGCTATTATTTGTTGATGAAGTTCATCGTTTTAACAAGTCTCAGCAAGACGGGTTTCTACCTCATATTGAAGATGGCACTTTTATTTTTATTGGTGCTACCACTGAAAACCCTTCTTTTGCACTGAATAACGCGATTTTGTCTCGTGCACGTGTTTATACTCTACAATCGCTTGTAGAAGATGAATTAACTCAAGTACTAGAAGACGCGTTGTCACGCGATGAACAGCTGTCGAAATTAGCTATCACAATAGATGACAGCGCGCTTGAACTCATCGCTAAAGCAGCTTCGGGAGATGCGAGAAAGGCGCTTAATCTGCTGGAGCAGGCAGTTGACTTAAGCTTTGATCCAAACTTAAACAGTCATTTGGTGAACGAACTCGTATTAAAACAAGTGTTGCCCAGCCAACTATCAAGTTATGACAACAAGGGCGACCTTTACTATGACCTAATCTCAGCGTTTCATAAGTCAGTTCGCGGTAGCGCACCAGACGCGGCACTCTATTGGTATTGTAAGATATTGGCAGGTGGTGGTGATCCGCTATATGTGGCAAGGCGACTACTGGCCATTGCCACGGAAGATATCGGCAATGCAGACCCAAGAGCGATGCAGGTTGCGTTAAATGCATGGGATATATTTCATCGTGTTGGGCCAAGTGAAGGTGAGCGTGCAATAGCACAGGCGACGCTTTATCTCGCAAGTGCGCCAAAAAGTAATGCAGTCTACATGGCGTTCAATCAGGCTAAGCGTGATGCAGCAAGTGATCCGAATTACCCCGTACCTGAACATCTCAGAAACGCACCGACAAAACTAATGAAAGAGCTCGGTTTTGGCGAAGAATACCGCTATGCACATAATGAACCCGGCGCGTTTGCAGCAGGAGAAAATTACTTCCCAGAAGCTATTCAAGAGCGACAATACTATCAACCCACAGATAGGGGACTTGAGAAACAAATCGCCGATAAGCTCAACTATCTACAGACGCAAAACGCGCAAAGTAGCAACAAGAGGTACAAGTAG
- the crcB gene encoding fluoride efflux transporter CrcB, translating to MLINYLTIALGGAFGAMLRFFISDISIKLLGKGFPFGTLIVNILGSLLMGVLYGLIEKEVISVSPSKTLIGIGFLGALTTFSTFSMDSLLLLQQGQYVKMAFNVTLNVVACIFMAWVGLCLIMQKG from the coding sequence ATGCTGATAAATTACCTCACAATTGCACTGGGTGGAGCGTTTGGTGCAATGTTACGCTTTTTTATCAGCGATATATCGATAAAACTCTTAGGTAAGGGATTCCCTTTTGGGACGTTGATCGTTAATATTCTTGGTTCATTATTGATGGGTGTGCTTTACGGTTTAATTGAAAAAGAAGTTATCTCAGTTTCACCATCTAAAACGCTGATAGGTATTGGGTTTTTAGGTGCGCTGACTACTTTTTCTACATTCTCAATGGATTCCTTGTTGTTACTTCAGCAAGGGCAATATGTGAAAATGGCGTTTAACGTCACATTAAACGTGGTGGCGTGTATCTTTATGGCCTGGGTTGGTCTCTGCCTCATCATGCAAAAAGGTTAA
- a CDS encoding response regulator, protein MAIPVTVADDSMMSRKAVLRAIPEGWDVEVSEAKNGKEALVMVEQGKAEVLFLDLTMPEMDGFEVLTHLHEHHAKTVVIVISADIQPEAKKLVDKLGAFRFLQKPLQKEELHNTLQELGLL, encoded by the coding sequence ATGGCAATTCCAGTAACCGTTGCAGACGATTCTATGATGTCCAGAAAGGCAGTGCTTAGAGCAATACCAGAGGGCTGGGATGTTGAAGTCAGTGAGGCAAAAAATGGTAAAGAAGCATTGGTGATGGTTGAGCAGGGCAAAGCTGAGGTTTTATTTTTGGATTTAACGATGCCAGAAATGGATGGATTTGAAGTACTCACACATCTACACGAACACCATGCGAAAACCGTAGTCATTGTCATTTCCGCAGATATTCAGCCTGAAGCGAAAAAGTTGGTGGATAAACTCGGCGCGTTTCGCTTTTTACAAAAACCATTACAAAAAGAAGAACTACATAACACGCTACAAGAACTAGGTTTATTATGA
- a CDS encoding acyl-CoA thioesterase has product MTDEQRQAIVEQRIKSSITHVTKTVFPGRTNHHNTLFGGDALAWMDEVAFIAATRFCRKPLVTISSDRVDFKEAIPAGTFAELVSKVVHVGNTSLKVDVEIYLERMHKDDKHLAITGSFTFVAVDDNHRPTPVVCDKMLNGFDG; this is encoded by the coding sequence ATGACAGACGAACAAAGACAAGCCATTGTTGAGCAACGTATTAAAAGCTCAATCACACACGTAACAAAGACCGTATTCCCAGGCCGCACAAACCATCATAACACTTTATTTGGTGGTGACGCTCTTGCTTGGATGGACGAAGTTGCCTTTATTGCTGCAACGCGTTTTTGTCGCAAACCTTTGGTAACGATCTCTTCAGACCGAGTTGATTTCAAAGAGGCAATTCCTGCAGGTACTTTTGCTGAATTAGTATCTAAAGTGGTGCATGTTGGTAATACCAGCTTAAAGGTTGATGTTGAAATCTACCTTGAAAGAATGCACAAAGATGATAAACACTTAGCAATTACAGGTAGTTTTACCTTTGTTGCGGTGGATGACAATCATAGGCCAACCCCCGTGGTTTGTGACAAAATGCTAAACGGCTTTGACGGTTAA
- a CDS encoding sensor histidine kinase, whose product MFSELQHYIPVGICVLDQAYTVVFANDFLKNRLPDDTPKDIEGMSIDEVFPEAAKIIKRKLKSVFALKAASFSYWEHRPHVFELSSSRPVTGDETSMYQNIQYVPIFEHSEEVKKVCVIIQDVTELASYYQEQKRLTEALEIEKQELKTLNLKLEAAQNQLLQSEKMAAIGQLAAGVAHEINNPIGFVNSNIQSLEGQASGLFAMLAFYETHFSTLADSDLKQQEQQLKNQHSIDFLTEDVPELLQECLEGLDRVSNIVESLKSFSHVDNQEWQEADLIKGIESTLKIANNSIKYHAVINRTYSLDDEVLLYCQPMQINQVFLNLIINAAQSIESSGTVTISIEDRQNEVIIAIQDTGKGIPAEDINKIFNPFFTTKPVGQGTGLGLSLSYSIVAKHKGRIKVDSQVGVGTTFTVFLPKLSEEDFSDEFTEN is encoded by the coding sequence GTGTTTAGCGAATTGCAGCATTATATTCCAGTCGGAATTTGTGTGCTAGACCAAGCATACACAGTGGTTTTTGCGAATGACTTTTTGAAAAACCGTCTTCCGGATGACACCCCAAAAGATATTGAGGGTATGTCCATAGACGAGGTCTTTCCTGAAGCTGCAAAAATCATTAAACGAAAATTGAAGAGTGTATTTGCATTAAAAGCAGCAAGTTTTAGCTACTGGGAACATCGCCCCCACGTTTTTGAACTAAGCAGCAGCCGCCCTGTTACTGGTGATGAAACCTCAATGTATCAGAATATTCAATATGTGCCGATTTTTGAGCACTCGGAAGAAGTAAAAAAGGTATGTGTGATCATACAAGATGTGACCGAGCTTGCGAGCTATTATCAAGAGCAAAAACGTTTAACCGAAGCATTGGAGATAGAAAAACAGGAATTAAAAACACTCAACCTTAAGTTGGAAGCTGCACAAAACCAATTACTGCAGTCCGAGAAAATGGCGGCAATTGGTCAATTAGCTGCGGGCGTCGCTCATGAAATCAATAACCCAATTGGTTTTGTGAATTCCAATATTCAAAGTTTAGAAGGTCAGGCTAGCGGATTGTTTGCGATGCTCGCTTTTTATGAAACGCATTTTAGTACACTTGCCGATAGTGATTTAAAACAACAAGAGCAGCAGCTTAAAAATCAGCACAGTATCGACTTTTTAACGGAGGACGTTCCTGAATTACTGCAAGAGTGCTTAGAAGGGCTTGATCGAGTCTCCAATATAGTCGAGAGCTTAAAATCCTTTTCTCACGTTGATAACCAAGAGTGGCAAGAAGCCGATCTTATCAAAGGAATTGAAAGTACGTTGAAAATAGCAAACAACTCAATTAAATATCATGCGGTTATCAACAGAACTTACTCCCTCGATGATGAAGTGTTGCTGTATTGTCAGCCAATGCAGATTAATCAGGTATTTTTAAATTTAATCATCAACGCCGCGCAATCGATAGAGTCAAGTGGTACGGTAACAATCTCCATTGAAGATAGACAAAACGAAGTGATTATTGCCATCCAAGACACAGGCAAAGGGATCCCGGCTGAGGACATCAACAAGATTTTTAATCCATTTTTTACAACCAAACCCGTTGGTCAAGGCACAGGCCTCGGACTATCTCTATCATATAGTATTGTTGCCAAACACAAGGGTCGTATTAAAGTCGACTCACAAGTCGGTGTAGGCACAACGTTTACAGTATTTTTACCTAAGCTCAGTGAAGAGGATTTCTCAGATGAGTTTACTGAGAATTAA
- the serS gene encoding serine--tRNA ligase, producing the protein MLDSKYFRQDIEEAAARLKKRGFELDVAKITELEEKRKALQTKTQELQSERNSSSKAIGQAKAKGEDVQPLLDAVANLGDQLSAAKEEQDKILAELNDYAMSLPNLPAEEVPVGAEESENVEISTWGEPKQFDFEVKDHVDLGEALDKGLDFETGVKLSGSRFTVMRGGVARMHRALVQLMLNTHTEQNGYTEMYVPYLVNKASLFGTGQLPKFAEDLFHTEALSEDQDGFSLIPTAEVPLTNCARDVIYDEKELPIKMTAHTPCFRSEAGSYGRDTRGLIRQHQFDKVELVQLVKPEDSMAALEELTGHAEQILQLLGLPYRKVVLCTGDMGFGATKTYDLEVWLPAQNTYREISSCSNMWDFQARRMQARFRRSGEKKPELLHTLNGSGLAVGRTLVAILENYQQADGSIIVPDALKPYMGGVEVIKAS; encoded by the coding sequence ATGTTAGATTCTAAATACTTTCGTCAAGACATCGAGGAAGCAGCAGCGCGTCTGAAAAAGCGTGGTTTTGAACTCGATGTTGCTAAGATCACCGAATTAGAAGAAAAGCGCAAAGCGCTACAAACCAAAACTCAGGAATTACAGAGTGAGCGTAACAGTTCCTCCAAAGCGATTGGTCAAGCGAAAGCGAAAGGGGAAGACGTTCAACCTTTACTCGATGCTGTTGCCAACTTGGGTGACCAATTAAGTGCGGCAAAAGAAGAGCAGGATAAAATTCTAGCTGAACTAAACGACTATGCAATGTCGTTGCCAAACCTTCCTGCTGAAGAGGTACCAGTTGGTGCTGAAGAGTCTGAAAATGTTGAAATAAGTACTTGGGGTGAGCCAAAGCAGTTTGATTTTGAAGTAAAAGACCATGTTGACCTTGGTGAAGCGCTTGATAAGGGCCTTGATTTTGAAACAGGTGTGAAGCTAAGTGGTTCACGCTTTACAGTGATGCGCGGCGGCGTAGCGCGTATGCACCGAGCGCTTGTACAACTGATGTTGAATACTCACACTGAGCAAAATGGCTACACAGAAATGTATGTACCATATCTTGTAAACAAAGCGAGCTTGTTTGGCACGGGTCAGCTTCCTAAGTTTGCGGAAGATTTATTCCACACAGAAGCATTATCTGAAGATCAAGATGGCTTTAGTTTAATTCCAACAGCAGAAGTACCGTTAACTAACTGCGCGCGTGACGTTATTTATGACGAAAAAGAGCTGCCGATTAAGATGACGGCGCACACGCCTTGTTTCAGAAGTGAAGCGGGTAGCTACGGTCGTGATACGCGGGGACTTATCCGCCAACACCAGTTTGATAAAGTCGAACTTGTCCAACTTGTTAAACCTGAAGATTCAATGGCAGCGTTAGAAGAGCTAACTGGTCATGCAGAGCAAATTTTGCAGCTACTTGGCTTACCTTACAGAAAAGTCGTGCTTTGTACCGGAGACATGGGCTTCGGAGCGACGAAAACGTACGATTTGGAAGTTTGGTTACCAGCGCAAAATACCTACAGAGAAATCTCTTCTTGCTCAAACATGTGGGATTTCCAAGCGCGCCGTATGCAAGCGCGCTTCCGCCGCAGTGGTGAGAAGAAGCCAGAGCTACTTCATACTCTTAATGGGTCTGGTTTAGCGGTAGGTCGTACTCTGGTTGCGATTTTAGAAAACTACCAGCAAGCAGATGGATCAATTATTGTGCCTGATGCACTAAAACCATATATGGGTGGTGTAGAGGTTATTAAAGCAAGCTAA
- the lolA gene encoding outer membrane lipoprotein chaperone LolA, translating into MKKIKQIALLTVLSNLFIQPVWADEAAMQSLKARLAELTSFQGKFEQIVKDQEGNELQTGEGAITLAQPLKIRWQQEMPDDTLFVSSGATTYYYDTFAEQVTILDTTKLIDTTPFVLLTTQENSQWLKYNVTLDGQEYLITPKNKVDSQVEQLTLRFDDKNDGLAFLKVNDISGQVSTFSFKESQVNAPVKESLFEFTIPQGVVVDDQRGSD; encoded by the coding sequence ATGAAAAAAATTAAGCAAATTGCGTTGCTAACTGTACTATCAAATCTCTTTATTCAGCCTGTGTGGGCTGACGAAGCTGCGATGCAAAGCCTAAAAGCAAGGCTGGCCGAATTAACCAGTTTTCAAGGTAAGTTTGAGCAAATCGTTAAAGATCAAGAAGGCAATGAGTTGCAAACCGGTGAAGGGGCGATCACGTTAGCGCAACCACTAAAAATACGCTGGCAACAAGAGATGCCGGATGACACTTTATTTGTATCAAGCGGTGCGACAACTTATTACTACGATACGTTTGCTGAGCAAGTGACTATTCTCGACACGACTAAACTCATTGATACCACACCCTTTGTGCTGCTTACTACTCAAGAGAACAGCCAATGGTTGAAGTACAACGTAACACTTGACGGTCAAGAGTATCTGATCACGCCAAAAAACAAAGTAGACTCACAGGTAGAGCAATTAACACTGCGTTTTGACGATAAGAACGATGGCTTGGCATTTTTGAAAGTGAATGATATTTCCGGGCAAGTTTCTACGTTTAGCTTTAAGGAAAGTCAAGTTAATGCGCCGGTAAAAGAGAGTTTGTTTGAGTTTACAATTCCACAAGGAGTGGTCGTAGACGACCAAAGAGGCAGTGACTAG
- a CDS encoding 6-carboxytetrahydropterin synthase, whose protein sequence is MILFVDSLTVIDFSYLCPRRGAVGESWITDIVLHGELNEESMVLDFAKVKKQIKRIIDEKLDHKLAVPSALACNAKHSEGRFEFDMQFDGNHLAMNAPEEAVCVVEGNEINEANAIAYLKSVIMPHMPENVKDLDITLRPEAATGFYYHYSHGLKKHDGNCQRIIHGHRSLIGVKLNDISMPRLQKQWADKWQDIYLGSEEDLIDPSLLQYLTAHDKDYAFAYTSSQGYFELAISKSRCDILPCDTTVECIAEYLASQIKLQNPHDKVEVRAYEGVGKGAIAYA, encoded by the coding sequence ATGATCCTTTTTGTTGACTCTTTAACCGTAATTGATTTTTCGTACCTTTGCCCACGACGTGGTGCGGTAGGTGAAAGTTGGATCACCGATATTGTGTTGCATGGTGAGCTAAACGAAGAGTCTATGGTGTTAGATTTTGCAAAAGTTAAAAAGCAAATCAAACGTATTATCGACGAAAAACTGGACCATAAATTAGCGGTACCCAGCGCACTTGCGTGTAATGCTAAACACAGTGAAGGCCGATTTGAATTTGATATGCAATTTGATGGAAATCACTTAGCCATGAATGCACCGGAAGAAGCGGTGTGTGTAGTGGAAGGGAATGAAATCAATGAAGCCAATGCAATCGCTTACCTTAAGTCTGTTATTATGCCGCATATGCCTGAAAACGTGAAAGACTTAGATATAACTCTGCGTCCAGAGGCCGCAACTGGCTTCTATTACCACTATAGCCATGGCTTAAAGAAACACGATGGTAACTGTCAGCGTATTATTCATGGTCATCGTTCATTGATTGGTGTGAAGCTAAACGATATCAGCATGCCTAGATTACAAAAACAATGGGCGGATAAATGGCAAGATATTTATCTTGGCAGTGAAGAAGACTTGATTGATCCTAGTTTGCTTCAGTACTTAACCGCGCATGATAAAGATTATGCGTTCGCATATACCTCGTCGCAGGGATATTTTGAGTTGGCGATCAGCAAATCACGTTGCGATATATTACCTTGTGATACAACAGTTGAATGTATTGCGGAGTATCTTGCTAGCCAAATAAAGCTGCAAAACCCACATGATAAGGTTGAAGTAAGAGCGTACGAAGGGGTTGGAAAAGGAGCGATTGCGTATGCTTAA
- a CDS encoding M23 family metallopeptidase, with the protein MLKRAIVILLASTTLFAEALELKGHLTQGGLVVGKLENATEIKLNETELKRSKDGYFVFGFGRDAELNHILSWQSDDGQKHRQAIVITKRDYDIDKITGVAKKYVSPPESVLKRIREEAQAVSKARQGNSDLLFFKDPVFRPAKGRISGVYGSQRYFNGEPKRPHFGLDIANKTGEPVLAPVSGKVVFANPDLYYSGGTLIIDHGHGITSTYIHLSKLDVKVGDTVKTGDKIAEIGATGRVTGPHLDWRFNWFGERLDPALLMKDTLADKAVQK; encoded by the coding sequence ATGCTTAAACGTGCAATTGTCATATTGCTTGCGAGCACCACATTATTTGCTGAGGCGCTTGAATTAAAAGGTCACCTGACACAAGGTGGCTTGGTCGTCGGCAAGCTTGAAAATGCAACTGAGATAAAGCTAAACGAGACAGAATTAAAGCGCTCTAAAGATGGCTATTTCGTGTTTGGTTTTGGCCGCGATGCCGAACTTAACCACATCTTGAGTTGGCAATCTGATGATGGTCAAAAGCATCGCCAAGCGATAGTGATCACGAAACGAGATTACGATATAGACAAGATCACGGGGGTTGCGAAAAAGTATGTTTCGCCACCAGAGTCGGTGCTAAAGCGCATACGTGAAGAAGCACAAGCCGTGTCAAAAGCAAGACAAGGCAATTCGGATTTATTATTCTTTAAAGACCCCGTTTTCAGACCTGCGAAGGGCCGTATTTCAGGTGTTTATGGTAGCCAAAGATATTTTAATGGCGAGCCAAAACGACCACATTTTGGATTAGATATCGCAAATAAAACGGGTGAACCGGTCTTAGCACCGGTATCGGGCAAAGTGGTATTTGCAAATCCAGATCTATATTACAGTGGCGGTACTTTGATTATCGATCACGGTCACGGTATTACCTCTACTTATATCCACCTTAGTAAACTGGATGTTAAGGTCGGCGATACGGTAAAAACTGGCGATAAAATCGCTGAAATTGGCGCAACGGGCAGGGTAACTGGCCCGCATTTGGATTGGCGCTTTAATTGGTTCGGGGAACGACTCGATCCAGCTCTACTTATGAAAGATACACTAGCGGATAAAGCAGTACAAAAATGA
- the fabA gene encoding 3-hydroxyacyl-[acyl-carrier-protein] dehydratase FabA → MEPKNSYTKEELILCGRGEMFGEGNCRLPSDNMLMMDRIVQINDDGGEHGKGQIIAELDINPDLWFFDCHFKGDPVMPGCLGLDAMWQLVGFFLGWSGGPGLGRALGVGEVKFTGQILPTAKKVTYRIEMKRVIKRKLFMGLADGIVEVDGRVIYEAKDLKVGLFQDTSAF, encoded by the coding sequence ATGGAACCGAAGAACAGCTATACAAAAGAAGAACTTATTTTATGTGGTCGTGGAGAAATGTTTGGTGAAGGCAACTGCCGCCTACCTAGCGACAACATGCTAATGATGGATCGCATCGTTCAGATTAATGATGACGGTGGTGAGCATGGTAAAGGTCAAATTATTGCTGAACTCGACATCAACCCTGATCTGTGGTTCTTCGACTGCCACTTCAAAGGTGATCCAGTAATGCCCGGCTGTTTAGGTTTGGATGCGATGTGGCAATTGGTAGGCTTCTTCCTTGGTTGGTCTGGTGGTCCTGGCCTTGGTCGTGCACTCGGTGTGGGCGAAGTGAAGTTTACGGGTCAAATCTTACCGACTGCTAAAAAAGTAACTTATCGCATTGAAATGAAGCGCGTTATCAAACGTAAGCTATTTATGGGTCTAGCAGATGGTATCGTCGAAGTTGATGGTCGCGTGATCTATGAAGCAAAAGATTTGAAAGTAGGTCTTTTCCAAGATACCAGCGCATTTTAA
- a CDS encoding CheR family methyltransferase — MIGDCISDQEFTFIADFFKAESGIHLRDHKKNVVCRRLNQRLRVLGFSSYAEYIEYLKIPNNKGERNMCIDMLTTNETYFFRERKHFEKLEELFTTYYEKSAPDIWCAACSSGEEAYTLAMCTQEHYGLGNWVVRASDISERMLDLAKKAIYPLHRASNIPDEYLRKYCLNGVGVKTGYIMVNDELYHKVNFFKSNLLVPYIGGKADIIFLRNALVYFENEEKIKILENIYRAMPKQGFLFLGHSESLNSVYDKFKSIAPGVYAKC; from the coding sequence ATGATTGGGGACTGTATTAGCGATCAAGAATTTACCTTTATTGCGGACTTCTTCAAAGCCGAATCAGGAATACATCTTAGGGATCATAAAAAGAACGTAGTCTGTAGACGGCTCAATCAACGGCTAAGGGTTTTAGGGTTTAGTAGTTATGCTGAGTACATTGAGTATCTAAAAATACCCAATAATAAAGGTGAGCGAAACATGTGCATCGACATGCTGACAACTAATGAAACCTATTTCTTCAGAGAACGTAAACACTTTGAAAAGTTAGAAGAGCTGTTTACTACATATTACGAAAAGTCTGCACCGGATATTTGGTGTGCGGCCTGCTCCTCTGGCGAGGAGGCATACACGTTGGCCATGTGCACACAGGAGCATTATGGATTGGGAAACTGGGTGGTGCGTGCCAGCGATATTTCTGAGCGGATGCTGGACTTAGCGAAAAAAGCAATTTATCCATTACATCGTGCCAGCAATATTCCTGACGAATATCTAAGGAAATACTGTCTAAATGGAGTAGGAGTCAAAACCGGTTATATCATGGTGAATGATGAGCTCTATCATAAGGTCAATTTTTTCAAAAGTAATCTACTTGTGCCCTATATTGGCGGTAAAGCTGACATTATTTTCCTTCGTAATGCATTAGTTTATTTCGAAAACGAGGAAAAGATAAAGATCCTTGAAAATATTTATAGGGCAATGCCAAAGCAAGGTTTTTTGTTTCTAGGACACTCAGAGAGCTTAAATAGTGTGTATGACAAATTTAAATCAATTGCCCCAGGGGTGTACGCAAAATGTTGA
- a CDS encoding chemotaxis protein CheC yields the protein MNMPLSEEQRDGLQELMNISMGQAANSLARLIETKISLSIPEITSVSPNQLNEICNTAHVYRTRQSFLGEIKGEVINLLSPQGLQEIAELMDYDSPLDDSDLNEVLLDLSNILAGACLNGFSSQLALKTSLTMPTIYKHQLSDDIADWKTTLVMKIAFIIEPISFDSRVIICLDENSIKTVIKKLNAMLGIED from the coding sequence ATGAACATGCCACTCAGTGAAGAGCAAAGAGATGGCTTGCAGGAGCTAATGAATATATCCATGGGCCAAGCTGCTAACTCTCTAGCTCGTTTAATCGAAACGAAAATTAGTTTATCTATCCCAGAAATTACTTCGGTAAGCCCAAATCAACTCAATGAGATCTGTAATACCGCACATGTTTACAGAACTAGGCAGTCATTTTTAGGGGAGATTAAAGGTGAGGTCATTAACCTATTGTCACCGCAAGGCTTGCAAGAAATAGCCGAGCTCATGGACTACGATAGTCCACTTGATGATTCCGATCTCAATGAGGTACTACTAGATTTATCTAACATCTTGGCAGGTGCATGTTTAAACGGCTTTTCTAGTCAGTTAGCGCTTAAAACCTCATTGACTATGCCGACTATTTATAAACACCAGCTATCCGATGACATTGCTGATTGGAAAACAACGCTGGTGATGAAAATAGCATTTATAATAGAGCCTATTTCTTTCGATTCGAGGGTGATTATTTGTTTGGATGAAAATTCCATTAAAACAGTGATTAAAAAACTAAATGCCATGCTCGGAATAGAGGACTGA
- the rmf gene encoding ribosome modulation factor, with protein MKRQKRDRLERAHSQGFKAGLAGRSKENCPYQQVEHRSEWLGGWREAMDNRNIFKT; from the coding sequence ATGAAGAGACAGAAAAGAGACCGTTTAGAAAGAGCACATTCACAAGGATTTAAGGCAGGATTAGCCGGTCGGTCGAAAGAAAATTGTCCCTATCAACAAGTAGAACACAGATCAGAATGGTTAGGCGGATGGCGAGAAGCGATGGATAATCGCAACATCTTTAAAACCTGA